In Nitrospira sp., a single genomic region encodes these proteins:
- a CDS encoding class I SAM-dependent methyltransferase has product MLHEHLAFWGLKRFDSDDAYFEWQRRSLSMQELSLLHRHVEQKRQGTSADEIAFYDATADPRILPVLYSQRYEYYLAVGALTAERIGLATSVLDFGCGTGVLTTFYARQFPHVSFLGVDRSPESLRRAEEQAVALGLQNIRFECLDIVDRRTSMTVDLVVATHALLQAEQDPGLPSHDWRTFERDRDRGGQRGFEERTGVGPRLDALCSVLTAQGRMVVFEKTRQLSRRVPFQRALAARGLIQIESPRPIRYSLVEEIAQDGPFYTLQKNGDGAVEWDEAPEPDEGAPFDPAVEPPATGGEAPLYENHYPSAQSAWEGLSGRVVVKERTLSEPDGRQLHAEYGRCDAGQYLYCANTFDRRQLVIVEPARGAMLETYYQEIVGG; this is encoded by the coding sequence ATGCTTCACGAGCACTTAGCCTTCTGGGGACTCAAGCGATTCGACTCCGACGACGCCTATTTCGAGTGGCAGCGCCGATCCCTCTCGATGCAGGAGCTGAGTCTCCTCCATCGCCACGTCGAGCAGAAGCGGCAGGGAACCTCCGCCGACGAAATCGCCTTTTACGACGCCACGGCCGATCCGCGCATACTCCCGGTGCTCTATAGCCAACGATACGAGTATTATCTGGCGGTCGGAGCGTTGACTGCGGAGCGCATCGGTCTGGCGACGTCGGTGCTCGACTTCGGTTGCGGGACCGGTGTGCTGACGACGTTTTATGCCAGACAATTTCCCCACGTGTCCTTTCTCGGGGTCGACCGGTCACCCGAGTCGCTGCGTCGGGCCGAAGAACAGGCGGTCGCGCTCGGCCTGCAGAATATTCGGTTTGAGTGTCTGGACATCGTGGATCGCCGCACGTCCATGACGGTCGATCTTGTCGTGGCGACCCATGCCCTGTTGCAGGCGGAGCAGGACCCCGGCCTGCCGAGCCACGATTGGCGGACGTTTGAACGGGATCGAGACAGGGGCGGTCAGCGGGGGTTCGAGGAGCGTACCGGTGTAGGCCCTCGACTCGACGCGCTCTGCTCGGTCCTGACGGCGCAGGGCCGCATGGTGGTGTTTGAGAAGACACGTCAGTTGTCCCGTCGCGTGCCGTTTCAACGGGCCTTGGCGGCGCGAGGCTTGATCCAGATCGAGTCTCCCCGGCCCATCCGGTACAGCCTCGTGGAGGAGATTGCCCAGGACGGGCCGTTCTACACATTACAGAAGAACGGGGACGGGGCGGTCGAGTGGGACGAGGCGCCCGAGCCGGATGAAGGAGCGCCGTTCGACCCGGCCGTCGAACCGCCCGCGACCGGCGGTGAGGCGCCGCTATACGAAAACCACTATCCGTCGGCCCAATCGGCCTGGGAGGGGCTGAGTGGCCGCGTCGTCGTCAAGGAACGGACCCTGTCCGAACCCGACGGCCGGCAACTGCATGCGGAGTATGGACGGTGCGATGCGGGTCAGTATCTGTATTGCGCCAACACATTCGACCGGCGTCAGTTGGTGATCGTCGAACCGGCGCGCGGCGCAATGCTGGAGACGTACTATCAGGAGATCGTCGGCGGATGA
- a CDS encoding glutamate-5-semialdehyde dehydrogenase, producing MPEVPVKIYVDKLLKEIRKLSSPVALLAGPIKDRALRAMAERIEADADAILAANDQDVDALGKSFEGESNKDRLKAAVARVRIQADDIKEMVERLRRIADGPDPVGAVTARWEQPDGLQVSRVRVPIGVIGVISERKPLVTVESIALCLKAGNPCIFRGAPEWALTHQVIGKALREAAEQQGVPAGAWVLVERQEKEVAVELIRAGKHLDAIIPRGGPGLRKAVLEGARMPILCHDGGLNHLYVDADTDIPMAQNIVVNSKAQLAGAPNALDTLLVQQVVGRQFLAALINRLLDEFKIEVRGCPKTIALMGQMAMSGHTSIKPAAEEDWTTQFERPLLAVKMVTGLDEALQHIAQHGPVLTAVIATTNYVSAMRFTREVDAASVMVNASSRLNAGDGFGLGADIGLSASRLHAKGPIGLDQLTCEKYVAFGSGQLRLPHPVPETYFDAIMLKRP from the coding sequence ATGCCTGAAGTTCCAGTTAAGATTTATGTCGATAAGCTATTGAAAGAAATTAGAAAGCTTTCGTCTCCCGTGGCCTTACTGGCGGGGCCGATCAAAGATCGGGCTCTTCGAGCCATGGCCGAGCGAATCGAGGCGGATGCGGACGCGATCCTTGCCGCCAACGATCAGGACGTCGATGCGTTGGGGAAATCTTTTGAAGGCGAGTCGAACAAAGATCGCCTCAAGGCGGCGGTCGCACGGGTGCGTATCCAGGCCGACGACATCAAGGAGATGGTGGAGCGACTCCGGAGGATCGCGGATGGCCCCGATCCCGTCGGAGCGGTGACCGCTCGGTGGGAACAGCCGGACGGGCTCCAAGTATCCCGCGTACGCGTTCCCATCGGGGTGATCGGCGTGATTTCGGAACGGAAGCCGCTGGTGACCGTCGAATCCATCGCGCTCTGTCTCAAGGCCGGCAACCCCTGCATTTTCCGCGGAGCGCCGGAGTGGGCCCTGACGCATCAGGTCATCGGTAAAGCGTTGCGGGAAGCGGCGGAGCAGCAAGGCGTGCCGGCCGGCGCGTGGGTGCTGGTCGAGCGCCAGGAGAAAGAGGTGGCGGTCGAACTGATCCGGGCGGGCAAGCATCTCGATGCGATCATTCCGCGAGGCGGCCCGGGCCTGCGCAAGGCGGTGCTCGAGGGAGCCAGAATGCCGATACTGTGTCACGACGGGGGCTTGAACCATCTGTACGTCGATGCCGACACCGACATTCCGATGGCGCAGAACATCGTCGTCAATTCCAAGGCGCAGCTGGCCGGCGCGCCGAATGCCCTCGATACATTGCTCGTGCAGCAGGTGGTGGGCCGGCAATTTTTAGCGGCGCTCATCAACCGGTTGCTTGATGAGTTCAAGATCGAAGTCCGGGGCTGCCCGAAGACGATCGCGCTGATGGGACAGATGGCCATGAGCGGACACACGTCCATCAAGCCGGCCGCGGAGGAAGACTGGACGACGCAGTTCGAACGGCCTCTGCTGGCCGTGAAGATGGTGACCGGCTTGGATGAAGCTCTGCAGCACATCGCCCAGCACGGCCCGGTTCTGACCGCCGTCATCGCCACCACCAATTACGTGTCCGCAATGAGATTTACGCGGGAGGTCGACGCGGCCTCGGTGATGGTCAATGCCTCGTCGCGGCTGAACGCCGGCGACGGCTTCGGTCTTGGCGCGGACATCGGTCTCAGTGCATCGCGGCTCCATGCGAAGGGACCGATCGGACTTGATCAGTTGACCTGTGAAAAGTATGTGGCATTCGGCAGCGGTCAGTTGCGCCTGCCTCACCCGGTGCCTGAAACCTATTTTGACGCCATCATGCTCAAACGGCCTTAA